In the Glycine max cultivar Williams 82 chromosome 19, Glycine_max_v4.0, whole genome shotgun sequence genome, tttaaaatttatttaaaggtttcttttgtaataatatgtttaaataagctaatagattgaaaataagaggaaagaagaaaatatgtaTACATTAAGTATTTTTCAACATTTAGTTAATCTCGTTAACCGGTAGCACATTAGAAAACAAAATGGGTGATCAAAATGTTTGACTGTATTTGCATTCatgtatactattttttaatggaTATTTGGTTCTTGTtttgtatttctattcttttagtaattaaattcataatttaagGCTATGATGAAttctatattttaatcttttgttaTTTCTCAATTTCAATGTAATCAAATGTTTCCGTGCCCAATATAGGTTGTCttaatattgataaaattaattacccATTACATAATTGATAGTTGGGCACGGTTACATGCATCCAACGAAATTGCGGCGTTCACATTTTTCCCATTTTATCCTTTCGTAAAAGGATAGAGATCAACTGATCCGTGGATCTCATACGGATCACGAATTAGGCCTACGGATCAACTCCGTATGAGATGATCCGTGGGCCTTATACGGATCAACTTCATACAAATTAGTTAATCCGTATAAGTCCaattcaaaagttttttttcaaaaatatttgtgatgaattaatttaaaattaatgacccAAACAAGAATAGAAcatgtaacttttaaattattagtacAATGTTCTATCCAATTAACCTAATAAatcaattacattataaaataaataatattgctatacataacactaaaatttctaatgtatatttaaataataaattgtgacaattaattttgatataactcatgaattatttaatttgtatatttttttataaataaaaatatttactattaaaatttttaatatattaataaattaattttttaaaaatttaatatataaatttttttaatagtaaatatttttatttataaaaaaatatacaaattaaataattcatatgagttatatcaaaattaattgtcacaaaatttattattttaatttatatgcacattaaatatacattagaaattttaatgttatgtatatcaacattatttattttataatgtaattgatTTATTAGCTCAATTAGTTAGAGCATATGAGACCCACGAATCAACTCACACGAATCAACTGATCCATATGAAATTGATCCGTATGAGATCCACGAATCATTTCATACAGATCAATTGATCCGTGGGCCTCATATGGATCAACTGATCCGCATCCTTTTACGAAAGGATAAAATGGGAAAAATGCAAAATTGTTGAATGTACCAGCAATTTTGCTGGGTGTGCATAGCAGTATCCTTGATAGTTTGATTCATGTACTACAGTTTGATCCATTACATAATTAATGACTCATGTCCAATAGAGTAACACACCGGAAGGTGTCAAATGGTTTTGCAATAGCAATCAAATTTCTCATTTGGAAGTGTGGATTTGCAGTATTCCATGCCTAGATCCAAGGGACTCGCATTAAAGCAGCAGAAAATTCTTGTAACTTCAAATGCCACAAGCTCATCTAAAGAATGGTTGATACTTGGTACCCATAGAAGACAATATTAATGCCTTGATGATAAAAAATGTTGGCAATGCTCAATTACATAAAGTTTGCCATATATACCATTGAAAGAGATTTGGCCTAGTGAAACCATGCTGAGCAAGTTTATAGGAAGATGTAAGGTCCacctgattttaaaaataaagtcttCTCATATCCTTAACCACCTTGTCACAAACAGCATGATTTTGAGCCAAAAACAGTTCAGCTGCTTCTCTACTATCAAAACTGTTACCTTCAATAAAGTAGCTTCCCTCATGTTTCACAAAGATTCCATGTTCACAAGCCAAATCTAAGACATCTGACTCATGGCAAAAGCCTCTTCCAAACTTGATACCCAGTTCAGCCCTTTTCGTTGCTGCTGGTGCTAGTTTATTTTTTACCACTTGAGCACAGATCATAACACCCTCTACCTGAAGCATCAGATATCAAAAGggaacaaaataatgaaaatgagaaaagagaGGATGTTAGGGAAAGACAGGGAGAAATTGGGTAACTTTCCATGAATTAAACAAAAGCAATATAGCATACAAAAGTAAAGGTGGCAGGACTGAGAATGAGAAGTCTTCCTCAACAGAGTAATATTGACTACCCGGTTGGCCATAATCCCAACAGTACTTAAGAACTAACCTTATCCTCAGTTTTGATCAATCTCACTCTTGAAAGTCTCAAACGAACAGCTGCATAGAATCTCAAGGCATTTCCACCACAAGTGACTTCTTCCACAGATCCATATTCCTTGGCTGATTTTGGACTCAATCTAATCTGGACATGAAGACAACAGTATTGCATGATACATCTAATGGTTCACTGGTATATCGTATTAATTGACATGGAAACTACAAGGTACACAAACGTTCAGGTAATAAGGCTTCAACCTGATTAATGAAAACAATGAGAGTTTGAGAATGAGATAATGAATAGTGAATCTTCCGCAGTGCTTGAGTCATCATTCGTGATTGTAAATCGCGATTAGTGGTAACTCCTAATTGATCAAGTTCACATTTGGGGACGAGGGCAGCAACCTGGAGTGacaaaattatcttatattCATGTGAGAGTAAAATGAATGATGAAATGTATacaaatatatagaaaatatcTTATGAATGAATCTTTTAgggcatctttttttttttttaactcaattttaGGGCATCTTAGATTAACTCTTATGAGTGACTTTCATATTTCATTTGTTTCCTTATGTAACTAGAATTAGGAGTAGAgttttagtataaataaataGGAGTTGGtattttgtgttttatattgaatcaatatcaatttcagattATTCATTAGCTTATtctcccttttctttcttttctaccTAAATCCTACAATTTCAACAAAATGATTGGAAGCAACGAAAATGAATAGGAGGATCCATAAAGCTAGTCTAAATACTTGGATGAAAGCCTTTTACTGCTGCAATTGGGGGCAACGCTCTTATTTCTTGACAGTCAGGCACTGCTATTGGATCTCATGACAGATTCGATGCAATAGGGGGATAATTTACTTTTGGGAAgcattttcttctccttctctaaAATGTTGCAGACTTTCAAGGCATGTTCAACACTAGTTATGAGAAAAAAAGCTATGGCTATGATTAAAACAGTGTAATCTAAATCCACCCCACTGGACCAAATCCTCGTGCAATATAATAGGTGTTAAAGACAAAATACAGTGACTTACACTGTCAATCACAATCACATCTACAGCACCACTTTTTGTTAATGTATCAACCATGCTTAACAAATTTTCAGCACAATCAGGATGTGATATAAGAAGGTTTTCAGTATCTATGCCCATCGATTCCATAAGTGAGAAGTCCAATGCATTTTCTACATCAAGATATGCACAATATCCTGCCAACAGAAATACACGGAAACTATGAAATTGACAGCACGCTAGACTCCGACAGAAATAGGGCTCCAAGTGAAGCATATGACTGAGCATCTTGCAGGTATCAATTGACAAGAAAtaacacatttaatttaaatttttggtcaaaaataaaagtcaagGGAAATAACTTTTAGAGACAAACAGCTTAGTGCATTTCATGCATGTACACACTCCAGTATTGTTATGatgaacaaatttaatatataaatttagatcATCACCAAGAAACTAACCTACTTTAAATGAAGGAAATACTTACAGCTGCCTCCAATCCATTTTACACATTTGACaattttttcttggatattctacCTCCAAATTATTTTCTTGGTTTGAAACTCAAACAAGATTCTTCTTTTTGCCTAAATTCTTTCTCTATGTTTCACTTTTGAGAAACCATAAAATCATATGATGCTAAttataggaaaaataataattgatgacAGTTTACGACTTAAGAGCTCATCAGGAAGTTTCTGTATACTGACATAGAGCTTTTAACCTGCACATTTTGTACTTAAAGGAAGCATAACTGTGCTACATTCTAGTTACATGATTGAAGAATTTACTCATGTTGAAACTTAGAATAAGTCAGGGTGGCAGGAACTGTGCATATATGCTTTGATGTATATTTGACCTCTCAAGCATCTATATTTTGTCCTCCCTCCACTTTTTTATTTGTCCACTTCGGAAGTTAACACAAATGATCAAATGTAATTAATATCCtcgtttatattaaaattattattaacttcctattcatttatttataataagtgTGAGAAGTATTTAAGAATTAAGAGGAGATAAGGGCATGATTGAgaaatagtaattaatattgTCTTGAACTTCTAAGTGGACAgataaatagaaacaaaatcTCCTATCAAAAGTGGACAGATAAAAAGAAATGGAGGGAGTATAgcacaaagaaaatatttttgcataCCAAGCTCCAAAAGTTCATTATCATTGCTTAGCCAAGAATTGATTGTCACTCCAATCCCTTATTAACATAATCAGTACTCATAAGAAACTTGAACAGAAATCTCTATAAACAGACCACCCccaataaaactaaaaactaattgagaacttatttatatacttgaagtgggtctaaaaatcTGAAATACTGAAATTCAGATAAGTACCTCCAAGCTTTTGAGCTTCtttaataatttgaattgcaagtgtagtCTTACCAGCTGCTTCTCGTCCATAAATTTCCACAATCCTGCCCTAAAATGTTGCAATGCAATACACATTAGGAAATTTGTGAATATAATGGGATAATAATCCAATGCTAGGAGTAAGAATCATCATTTCCAGCAAAGTCAGTCAAGTGCCGATCAGGAAAAGGTTGACCAACCCAAAACTATACTATTGATAGTTGCCAAAGCATTCAAGAGCTACATTACAAATTTAAAGTGATCATCTATCATCCAATAGTTAAGATCTGGCAAGAGAGAGTGAAAGGGTATatcaaaagaagagaaaggttGCTCTGtaggaaaaaaatgttattttgtcAAATTCATGTGGTCTGCTGCTTTAAACAGCTGACTAATTCTGACAGTGAATAATACACATAATATATCATTAAGAGGCTTAAAGAAAGATTCCCTTTGGCTGCAAAAGGTTCAAATTCTGAATCTTATGGGTGTTTCAAGAGCAAAAAGCTGAGatgagaggaaaaaaatgaaaccatCACAAGAGCTAAACTGAAAAGATCTTGCCGGCTCCAGCTCACTTAAATATGGAGAATCAaagttcttaaaataataaactttttaatttcaGTAGAAAAGACCTCCATTTAGGatacattataaatataaaagatggAAACTTTCTAAGTTTATCACAATTAACAATGCAAAGAAAAACTATTCTAAGCTTCTACCAGTGCAGAACTGCAGATTAATAGTGGGAGGATATTAAGTGGGAAAGGGAACTAGGATGAAGAAATGATGAAGACAGGATGACTAATTGTATTGGGGAACTTATGACCCCTAGATTCCTGGTCTGAATATATCTATCTATACCTAAATATCAATATTAAACACTTTTGGTAACCACACTCAACCTGAATTATTTTCCAGTTAAAGCCCTATTGCTAAGAATTTTCGTTTTGGGCTTCAGTTTCATATTAATATCAACTAGTAAATCCAGAGAATTTAAGGCTATCTAACCATCAAAGAAAAAGCAAATATATGTTATACTGCTACTGCTACACAATTTCACTGGGTCATCCACCAGCAAAATGTGAGCACATGATACATATCCCCATCTCATAAATGTGCAACACATTTTCTTACACCAAACAATAGTCTAAACTCTAAAGGACAGATGCACAAGTCCTATTGTCACCTTTGGTAGTCCACCAATTCCCAGAGCTAGATCAAGCTTCAAGGAGCCTGTAGATATCACATGAGCACGGCGTACACCAAAAATCTTCTGCAGAGATAACATAGATTCCTTGCTAAACTCGCTAGCAAGCTGCGAGACAGCCAAGCAAAGTGCATTATCTTTCTCTGCTGCTTTGACATCATCATGGATCGCATCACATTCAAAATCTGAAGCTTCAGCTGAAATGCTTGTTATTTAACACatcatttatgataattttattcttcaaagaaatgaaagacATACTTATATTCATAATCCATAATACACAAAGTAAAAGATAACGATGCCCACAGAAAAAAGCCAGTAAAAGTTCATGCAAAAtagacacacaaacacacacaatcACAGGTACACTAGAAGGCATGGGAACTAGTACCTGCAGAAGAAAGAGAGCAGGCAGTCATGCCAATCCTGCTCATTATTTGTCTACCTCCATtctgggaagaaaaaaaaaaacgacaTAATTTGTCACAAAGGAGAAGACAATGGTTTAGACAATACTCATTTAGGGGAAatggaaacaaacaaacacaatagAAAGGGTcagaaaggaaaataaaatgaattaccacaCTTGACGTGTATTCAATCAGTAACTATAGGTTTAACTTGATTAAAACCTATTAACATTATGAAAGAACATCTAATCCCAAAATGAAAACTCACATCAGACTAAAGCCATGTTTGTATAAACTTTTCCATAAGCCCTTacaggaaaagaaaatgaaataagcttCTCACATAAAATAATGCACAAGTAAAAATACGCTTTCAGATAAGCTAATATGAGAGAACTTCTACAAATTAGCTCaagcataagctaattttacccttttttctttcttctttcataagTACTTATGCAGAAGTTCATCCAAACAGAACCTAAACAAATATAACAATGCTTTGAATTAACAACATTAGAGGAACATTAGCCAGCTCAATTGAACTATCAAACCAAATCCACAAATCGGTTCCATCAGGAGCATTACCACACTTCAAATTTCTCTTCTAATTTAACACagtacattaaataaataaataaaaaactttaataaatgaGACGCAACCAGGTttcacatttaataaaaaaacgttATGTTCAGTCTATGGGTAAGTAGTTGTTGCAAAAAAATATGGAAGAGAGAGGAAGGGGttttggaaaaagaaaacaaaaacaatgataatgaaagtgtagagagagagagagaggacctGGCAGAAGGGGGAGAGTAAAGGCCTAGCTAAGATATGAAGACGAGGCAAAAGAGACATTTTTATGAGACAACAGAGACGTGTGGCGGCGGCATTTACGACTTCATAAACATTTGAGACAGCAAAACACAGCACGAAGCTAGCTTATGCACATGATGTTCTTTTCTTCGATCCCACCTTACCTAAGTAGAGTATAGTTTATTTATAAGAAGGAAACGAAAACAAGACAAGGGTTTTTGGCGCTCGAGTGAGTCTAGTAAGTGACTGCGCCAACCTTAACAAAACTGGGAACAGGGTGTTCCCTCGCtccaaaaaaaacaagaaagaaattaacacAAAGGAAACAACTAATTTCCCATCCATTTTCTTGTACTTGtctatttcaattttcatatggaaatatgaaaaaaaaagaaaataaaatataaatacaaaagttGTAAAACGAAACTTATAGTTAACTTGGTGTTTCACTTTtgtcaaaatttgaaatttattatggATAAAACAAAAGATAGTGAGTTGAAACAACACCACAATCATCTAAACaattatcatattttcattattccaaTGACTATTCTTTATAATGAAAATGtgttcaattataattaaactaAGCAATTTTTATCCTCcttttaattttagataaaatatttttaaaatttgtatataaaaaaataaaaaatcataaaaggtaataattaaaaaatattgaatatcaagttaattatttaaataatcaaattatatatttttttttcatttgactaAACGACGTACAGAATTATAATAAAACTAGAAAACATCAATTATATTTCTGTATCTTTTCAACTAAGTGTTTAAGTTGatcaaccaatttttttaaaatatgtaataaataaatttcttgattctaattttataatttttgttttaaaataaattttcattttttatttcttaatatattaaaatatgaaaaaaataaaataaaatgtgagaatatattaatataatttataagaagCATTTTAATAGcaatttataagtattttattatatttaatattgattattaccaaaaaattatttaattgattaaatattacataaataaatataataacatcACTAAAAACTCGATAaactgaatttgaaaacaaatttactagtttattcataataaaaaattatgaaacagGATAGTTGTTCaataacattttccttttaatatttatctactatgttaattttccattttcaaagagaaatattatatttttataattttcttaccaatttataaaaaaattattttgatgaaaaaattatctttattataaaaaaatatttcacattttttcttctttaacaaataaaataatttataagaaaatgatttagtagaataaaaattatttgtttttttaaaatatgtatttaccGACCACACCGGCTCTTCGGTGGCGGAAGCGTTGACCGGTCTTTCTGACTCTCTTCACAATAAAATCCAATCTCAGCGCAGCACTTCACATCAAAGCGCGTGGTGAGGGCAGAAATGGCGGCGGCTACGGCAATTTCTCAGCTTGGCTGCTTCTCCGCCGTCCACCGCAGCTCACACCTCCGGCGGCGCTCGCTTCTATTCCCTTGCCCTCGCTCCAAGGTCTTTATCCTCTTTCTGattttgaaatcatattttgTCACCGTCTCTTGTAACTTATATTAGGGTTCGTGTTTAGCCACAATTGTCTGCATCAAGCACGCCAATGTAGAAGTTACTACATAGATCTAA is a window encoding:
- the LOC100777423 gene encoding DNA repair protein recA homolog 2, mitochondrial isoform X3 produces the protein MSLLPRLHILARPLLSPFCQNGGRQIMSRIGMTACSLSSADFECDAIHDDVKAAEKDNALCLAVSQLASEFSKESMLSLQKIFGVRRAHVISTGSLKLDLALGIGGLPKGRIVEIYGREAAGKTTLAIQIIKEAQKLGGYCAYLDVENALDFSLMESMGIDTENLLISHPDCAENLLSMVDTLTKSGAVDVIVIDSVAALVPKCELDQLGVTTNRDLQSRMMTQALRKIHYSLSHSQTLIVFINQIRLSPKSAKEYGSVEEVTCGGNALRFYAAVRLRLSRVRLIKTEDKVEGVMICAQVVKNKLAPAATKRAELGIKFGRGFCHESDVLDLACEHGIFVKHEGSYFIEGNSFDSREAAELFLAQNHAVCDKVVKDMRRLYF
- the LOC100777423 gene encoding DNA repair protein recA homolog 2, mitochondrial isoform X2, with translation MSLLPRLHILARPLLSPFCQNGGRQIMSRIGMTACSLSSAASDFECDAIHDDVKAAEKDNALCLAVSQLASEFSKESMLSLQKIFGVRRAHVISTGSLKLDLALGIGGLPKGRIVEIYGREAAGKTTLAIQIIKEAQKLGGYCAYLDVENALDFSLMESMGIDTENLLISHPDCAENLLSMVDTLTKSGAVDVIVIDSVAALVPKCELDQLGVTTNRDLQSRMMTQALRKIHYSLSHSQTLIVFINQIRLSPKSAKEYGSVEEVTCGGNALRFYAAVRLRLSRVRLIKTEDKVEGVMICAQVVKNKLAPAATKRAELGIKFGRGFCHESDVLDLACEHGIFVKHEGSYFIEGNSFDSREAAELFLAQNHAVCDKVVKDMRRLYF
- the LOC100777423 gene encoding DNA repair protein recA homolog 2, mitochondrial isoform X1, with protein sequence MSLLPRLHILARPLLSPFCQNGGRQIMSRIGMTACSLSSAAEASDFECDAIHDDVKAAEKDNALCLAVSQLASEFSKESMLSLQKIFGVRRAHVISTGSLKLDLALGIGGLPKGRIVEIYGREAAGKTTLAIQIIKEAQKLGGYCAYLDVENALDFSLMESMGIDTENLLISHPDCAENLLSMVDTLTKSGAVDVIVIDSVAALVPKCELDQLGVTTNRDLQSRMMTQALRKIHYSLSHSQTLIVFINQIRLSPKSAKEYGSVEEVTCGGNALRFYAAVRLRLSRVRLIKTEDKVEGVMICAQVVKNKLAPAATKRAELGIKFGRGFCHESDVLDLACEHGIFVKHEGSYFIEGNSFDSREAAELFLAQNHAVCDKVVKDMRRLYF